A window of the Geothermobacter ehrlichii genome harbors these coding sequences:
- a CDS encoding DNA translocase FtsK, with translation MGSESKPFFREHLKKEIAGIFWLAFGVFTLLSLVSFSNADPSFNNNLHPETIRNFGGVVGAHLADLFFQVLGLPSFLVPLACFLFAWRLLKFRDIKVRLYKIGAFILLLVTLDGLVALHASRVHLFGETISQAGGALGRILADPLRGYLNYAGAFILLLALFLASFMLVARFSMVLFLEGLAERVGSALNQRRDARAARRKEKALKKGIRVDREPVIVQPEPAALPAPATRIAPRRKRRKEPPPDQESFDFLEPSGTYHFPSLNLLDHDGDEAPSVDRETLMMNARLLEKKLRDFGVEGEVSEVKPGPVVTMYEFAPAPGVKVNKIAGLADDLAMALQALSIRIVAPIPGRGVVGIEIPNKERETVYLKEIFQSPEFQKSSGRLPLALGKDIFGHTVVSDLAKMPHLLVAGSTGSGKSVSINTMILSLLYRSSPTDVRLIMVDPKMLELSIYEGIPHLLLPVVTDPKKASLALAWAVREMERRYKLMADKGVRNIDGYNKKIAREEKEKEELKKKGIIQVDAAPEPTDPDTPVPEPEEELEHGHLPYIVVIVDELADLMMVAGREIEESVARLAQMARAAGIHLILATQRPSVDVITGLIKANFPTRISFRVFSRTDSRTILDSMGAESLLGMGDMLFLPPSSGVLQRVHGAFVSELEVQRVVDFLKKQGDPEYDSSILQPPPGDGAAGNDDDEYDEKWDEALAIIAETRQASISMLQRRLRLGYNRAARMIEKMEREGIVGPSDGTSRPREVFINRIGGE, from the coding sequence ATGGGCAGCGAAAGCAAACCTTTTTTCCGCGAACATCTGAAGAAGGAAATCGCCGGCATCTTCTGGCTCGCCTTCGGGGTCTTCACCCTGCTCAGCCTGGTCTCCTTCTCCAACGCCGATCCGTCCTTCAACAACAACCTGCACCCGGAGACCATCCGCAACTTCGGCGGCGTTGTCGGGGCGCATCTGGCCGATCTCTTCTTCCAGGTGCTCGGGCTGCCTTCCTTCCTGGTGCCACTGGCCTGCTTTCTCTTTGCCTGGCGCCTGCTGAAGTTCCGCGACATCAAGGTCCGTCTCTACAAGATCGGCGCCTTCATCCTGCTGCTGGTCACTCTCGACGGCCTGGTTGCCCTGCACGCAAGCCGGGTGCACCTGTTCGGCGAAACCATCAGTCAGGCCGGGGGAGCGCTTGGCCGCATCCTGGCCGATCCGCTACGCGGCTATCTCAACTATGCCGGCGCCTTCATCCTGCTGCTGGCCCTTTTCCTGGCCTCCTTCATGCTGGTGGCGCGCTTTTCCATGGTCCTGTTCCTGGAAGGTCTGGCCGAGCGGGTCGGTTCGGCCCTCAACCAGCGCCGCGACGCGCGGGCGGCGCGCCGAAAGGAAAAAGCCCTGAAAAAGGGAATCCGCGTCGACCGGGAACCGGTGATCGTTCAGCCCGAACCCGCCGCCCTGCCGGCGCCGGCGACCCGAATCGCGCCCCGGCGCAAACGCCGCAAGGAACCGCCGCCGGACCAGGAGAGTTTCGATTTTCTCGAACCGTCCGGAACCTACCACTTTCCCTCTCTCAACCTGCTCGATCACGACGGCGACGAAGCGCCGTCCGTCGATCGCGAGACGCTGATGATGAACGCCCGGCTGCTGGAGAAGAAGCTGCGTGATTTCGGCGTTGAAGGAGAGGTGTCGGAAGTCAAGCCGGGCCCCGTGGTCACCATGTACGAGTTCGCCCCGGCGCCCGGCGTCAAGGTCAACAAGATCGCCGGCCTGGCCGACGACCTCGCCATGGCCCTGCAGGCCCTTTCGATCCGCATCGTCGCCCCCATTCCGGGCCGCGGCGTGGTCGGCATTGAAATCCCCAACAAGGAACGGGAGACCGTCTACCTGAAGGAGATTTTCCAGTCGCCCGAGTTCCAGAAATCGTCCGGACGACTTCCGCTGGCCCTCGGCAAGGACATCTTCGGCCACACAGTCGTCTCCGACCTGGCCAAGATGCCGCACCTGCTGGTGGCCGGCTCCACCGGCAGCGGCAAATCGGTGTCGATCAACACCATGATCCTGTCGCTGCTCTACCGCTCCAGTCCGACCGACGTCCGGCTGATCATGGTCGATCCGAAGATGCTGGAACTGTCGATCTACGAGGGCATTCCGCACCTGTTGCTGCCGGTGGTCACCGACCCGAAGAAGGCGTCTTTGGCCCTGGCCTGGGCGGTGCGGGAGATGGAGCGCCGCTACAAGCTGATGGCTGACAAGGGCGTGCGCAACATCGACGGATACAACAAGAAGATCGCCCGCGAGGAAAAAGAGAAGGAAGAGCTGAAGAAAAAGGGCATCATCCAGGTCGACGCCGCGCCCGAACCGACTGATCCGGACACGCCGGTCCCCGAACCCGAAGAAGAGCTGGAACACGGCCACCTGCCCTACATCGTCGTCATCGTCGACGAGCTGGCCGATCTGATGATGGTCGCCGGTCGCGAAATCGAGGAGAGCGTCGCCCGTCTGGCGCAGATGGCGCGGGCGGCGGGCATCCATCTGATCCTCGCCACTCAGCGTCCCAGCGTCGACGTTATCACCGGCCTGATCAAGGCCAACTTTCCGACCCGCATCTCGTTCAGGGTCTTCTCACGCACCGATTCGCGCACCATCCTCGATTCGATGGGCGCCGAGAGTCTGCTCGGCATGGGCGACATGCTCTTCCTGCCGCCCAGCTCCGGCGTGCTGCAGCGCGTCCACGGCGCCTTCGTCTCCGAGCTGGAGGTGCAGCGGGTGGTCGATTTTCTGAAAAAGCAGGGCGATCCCGAATACGACAGCAGCATTCTCCAGCCTCCCCCCGGCGATGGCGCGGCGGGCAACGACGATGACGAGTACGATGAGAAATGGGACGAGGCCCTCGCCATCATCGCCGAAACCCGGCAGGCCTCCATCTCCATGCTGCAGCGCCGCCTGCGTCTCGGCTACAATCGCGCCGCCCGCATGATCGAGAAAATGGAACGGGAAGGCATCGTCGGCCCCTCCGACGGCACCAGCCGCCCGCGCGAGGTCTTCATCAACAGGATTGGCGGGGAGTAA
- a CDS encoding undecaprenyl-diphosphate phosphatase: MSIGQAVFLGLLQGLTEFLPVSSSGHLVIAQHFLTGFRQPGVLFDVMLHVGTMLAVCLYFRHDLAALLSAPLRRNEEDRRQLRLLGLLALASVPTAIIGLSLEDFFSRLFHSLPTVAAMLLVTGSLLFVAERLRRGERGIDRLGAFDALLVGTVQGLAIIPGISRSGSTIAVLLLRGVDGEAAARFSFLLALPAVGGAALLSLRDLRAVQAAEIPAYLAGTLAAFLIGLASIHLLMGVIRKRRLLVFAVYCWLVGLLFLLVPF; this comes from the coding sequence ATGAGCATCGGACAAGCCGTTTTTCTCGGCCTGCTGCAGGGACTGACCGAATTTCTTCCCGTTTCCAGCTCCGGCCACCTGGTCATCGCCCAGCACTTTCTGACCGGCTTCCGGCAACCGGGAGTACTGTTCGACGTCATGCTGCATGTCGGCACCATGCTGGCGGTCTGTCTCTACTTCCGTCACGACCTGGCGGCGCTGCTCAGCGCCCCGCTGCGCCGCAACGAGGAAGACCGGCGTCAGCTGCGCCTGCTCGGTCTGCTCGCCCTGGCGTCGGTACCCACGGCCATCATCGGCCTGAGCCTGGAGGATTTCTTCAGCCGGCTCTTTCACAGCCTGCCGACAGTCGCCGCCATGCTGCTGGTGACCGGCAGCCTGCTCTTCGTCGCCGAACGGCTGCGGCGCGGCGAGCGGGGCATCGACAGGCTGGGAGCCTTCGACGCGCTGCTGGTCGGCACCGTCCAGGGGCTGGCGATCATCCCCGGCATCTCCCGCTCCGGCTCCACCATCGCCGTCCTGCTGCTGCGCGGCGTCGACGGCGAAGCCGCCGCCCGTTTCTCCTTCCTTCTCGCCCTGCCGGCGGTCGGTGGCGCCGCCCTGCTGTCGCTCAGAGATCTGCGGGCGGTCCAGGCCGCGGAGATCCCGGCCTACCTGGCCGGCACCCTGGCGGCCTTTCTGATCGGACTGGCCTCGATTCATCTGCTGATGGGTGTTATCCGCAAACGGCGGCTGCTGGTCTTCGCCGTCTACTGCTGGCTTGTCGGCCTGCTCTTTCTGCTGGTGCCGTTTTGA
- a CDS encoding ribonuclease J, with amino-acid sequence MTPSPNPTDDFRTLRLLPLGGLGEIGLNMLAVECGGKILIIDCGLMFPEPYMLGIDLVIPDVSALRQRRDDILGILLTHGHEDHIGALPYLLDDLGSPPVYGTPLTLGLLKNRLSERRLDSPARLHTVQLRQPLKLGPFEAEFFRVTHSIVDGAGILLRTPAGNILHTGDFKLDPTPVDGQPTDLGFLAACGSEGIDLLLADSTNVENEGHTLSEKSVGDTLNSLIPACRGKVVVSTFSSNIHRIQQILNAAANAGRRVLVNGRSMIANIAVARELGCLRVADDLFIDLRQYETLSPHRVLLLTTGSQGEPLSALSRMAAGDHKQLEIAPGDTVILSSKFIPGNEKAITSLINQLFRRGADVHYETTSEIHVSGHASKEELKTLHALVRPRHFVPIHGEYRHLVRHARLATEMGLPAANAFVLSNGQTLVLGPDGAHRGEEIETGRIFVDGRGVGDLGSVELRDRRHLANHGVVNVILAINQKTGEILYGPEIFSRGFITEDCGGDYLARAEQEVRELLDQHSLETVGDWEEIRVEVRKCLRRFFNRTLDRRPLILPFILEL; translated from the coding sequence ATGACGCCCTCTCCCAACCCAACCGACGACTTCCGAACTCTGCGCCTGTTGCCTCTGGGCGGCCTGGGCGAGATCGGGCTGAACATGCTGGCCGTCGAGTGCGGCGGCAAGATCCTGATCATCGACTGCGGCCTGATGTTTCCCGAGCCCTACATGCTAGGCATCGACCTGGTGATTCCCGACGTGTCCGCCCTGCGGCAGCGCCGTGACGACATTCTGGGCATCCTGCTGACCCACGGCCACGAGGACCACATCGGCGCATTGCCCTATCTGCTGGACGACCTCGGTTCACCGCCGGTCTATGGCACGCCGCTGACCCTGGGACTGCTGAAGAACCGGCTCTCCGAACGCCGGCTGGACAGCCCGGCCCGGCTGCACACCGTGCAGCTGCGGCAGCCGCTGAAACTCGGCCCGTTCGAAGCCGAATTCTTCCGGGTCACCCACAGCATCGTCGACGGCGCCGGCATCCTGCTGCGAACTCCGGCCGGCAACATTCTGCATACCGGCGACTTCAAGCTCGACCCGACGCCGGTCGACGGGCAACCGACCGACCTCGGCTTTCTCGCCGCCTGCGGCTCCGAAGGAATCGATCTGTTGCTGGCCGATTCGACCAATGTCGAGAACGAGGGGCACACCCTGTCGGAAAAGAGCGTTGGCGACACCCTGAACAGCCTGATCCCCGCCTGCCGCGGCAAGGTCGTCGTCTCCACTTTCTCCTCCAACATCCACCGCATCCAGCAGATTCTCAACGCCGCTGCCAACGCCGGCCGCCGGGTGCTGGTCAACGGCCGCAGCATGATCGCCAACATCGCCGTTGCCCGCGAGCTTGGCTGCCTGCGGGTCGCCGACGACCTGTTCATCGATCTGCGGCAATACGAGACCCTGTCGCCCCACAGGGTACTGCTGCTGACCACCGGCAGCCAGGGCGAGCCGCTGTCGGCCCTCTCCCGCATGGCGGCCGGCGACCACAAGCAGCTCGAGATCGCTCCGGGCGACACGGTCATCCTCTCCTCCAAGTTCATTCCGGGGAACGAAAAGGCGATCACCAGCCTGATCAACCAGCTCTTTCGCCGCGGCGCCGACGTGCATTATGAAACGACCAGCGAAATCCACGTCTCCGGACACGCCTCGAAAGAAGAGCTGAAGACCCTGCACGCCCTGGTCCGCCCCCGCCATTTCGTGCCCATTCACGGCGAATACCGGCATCTGGTGCGGCACGCGCGGCTCGCAACCGAAATGGGCCTGCCCGCCGCCAACGCCTTCGTGCTGAGCAACGGCCAGACGCTGGTGCTGGGCCCCGACGGAGCCCACCGTGGCGAGGAGATCGAAACCGGCCGCATCTTCGTCGACGGCAGGGGCGTCGGCGACCTGGGCTCGGTTGAGCTGCGCGACCGGAGGCACCTGGCCAATCACGGCGTGGTCAACGTCATCCTCGCCATCAACCAGAAGACGGGAGAGATCCTCTACGGGCCGGAGATATTCAGCCGCGGCTTCATCACCGAGGATTGCGGCGGCGACTATCTCGCCCGGGCCGAACAGGAAGTGCGCGAACTTCTCGACCAGCACAGCCTGGAAACCGTCGGTGACTGGGAGGAGATCCGGGTCGAGGTCCGCAAGTGCCTGCGCCGTTTCTTCAATCGGACACTCGATCGAAGACCTCTCATTTTGCCATTCATTCTCGAACTCTAG
- a CDS encoding lysophospholipid acyltransferase family protein has product MRSLFFYSIFLPLTLAMILVGFFIALVGGANPLHNWARLWGRIGLALAGVRLRIKGLENIPADRPVIFMANHQSNFDILALLAGIPGQFRWLAKAELFRIPLFGLVMRQAGYIPVERGDRRESLESMKMVASRITAGASVIIFPEGTRTEDGSLRPFKKGGFLVALQSGVEIVPVAISGSFTIMPKGGKKIRGGRIEVTFFAPVPTAGKSVRQLRELMAQIRQPIAATLGDGEA; this is encoded by the coding sequence ATGCGCAGCCTCTTTTTCTACAGCATCTTCCTCCCCCTGACCCTGGCCATGATCCTCGTCGGCTTCTTCATCGCCCTGGTCGGCGGCGCCAACCCCCTGCACAACTGGGCACGCCTCTGGGGCCGGATCGGGCTGGCCCTGGCCGGAGTCCGCCTGCGCATAAAGGGGCTGGAGAACATTCCGGCCGACAGGCCGGTCATCTTCATGGCCAACCACCAGAGCAACTTCGACATCCTGGCGCTGCTGGCCGGCATCCCCGGACAGTTTCGCTGGCTGGCCAAGGCCGAGCTCTTCCGCATCCCCTTGTTCGGCCTGGTCATGCGGCAGGCCGGCTACATTCCCGTGGAGCGCGGCGACCGCCGCGAGTCCCTCGAAAGTATGAAAATGGTGGCCAGCCGCATCACCGCCGGCGCCTCGGTCATCATCTTTCCGGAAGGCACCCGAACCGAAGACGGCAGCCTTCGTCCCTTCAAGAAGGGCGGTTTTCTCGTCGCCCTGCAGTCGGGAGTGGAGATCGTCCCCGTCGCCATCAGCGGCAGCTTCACCATCATGCCCAAGGGCGGCAAGAAGATCCGCGGCGGCCGCATCGAGGTGACCTTCTTCGCCCCGGTTCCAACCGCCGGCAAATCGGTCCGGCAGCTGCGCGAGCTGATGGCGCAGATCCGACAGCCGATCGCCGCGACCCTGGGAGACGGCGAGGCATGA
- a CDS encoding single-stranded DNA-binding protein, protein MSVNKVILVGNLGKDPELRYTPAGTAVATFPLATSERYRDKSGQQVEKTEWHNIVVWRNLAEICGKYLHKGKQVYIEGKIRTRSYTDRDGNKRYITEIEAEQMQMLGRIGDDVGSRAPAPAAAQDDFNQQPAASFDEPAYNPDDDIPF, encoded by the coding sequence ATGTCAGTCAACAAGGTCATTCTGGTCGGCAATCTCGGCAAGGACCCCGAGCTGCGCTACACTCCCGCGGGCACCGCTGTCGCCACCTTCCCCCTGGCCACCAGCGAACGCTATCGCGACAAGAGCGGCCAGCAGGTCGAAAAGACCGAGTGGCACAATATCGTCGTCTGGCGCAATCTGGCCGAGATCTGTGGAAAGTATCTGCACAAGGGCAAACAGGTCTACATCGAGGGCAAGATTCGCACCCGTTCCTACACCGACCGGGACGGCAACAAGCGCTACATCACCGAGATCGAGGCCGAACAGATGCAGATGCTCGGCCGGATCGGAGACGATGTCGGCAGCCGTGCTCCTGCCCCGGCCGCAGCCCAGGACGATTTCAACCAGCAGCCGGCGGCTTCCTTCGACGAGCCGGCCTACAATCCCGACGACGACATCCCCTTCTAG
- a CDS encoding HEAT repeat domain-containing protein, translating to MLDERREALRNALNDSDEEVRQAAARALDGIELLDSLDALLQAVVAGERGERVKAIFALERARSSRVFPVLLKAVEDEDADIRAAATQVLGRRHNPRTLKAVLARLKDSEPAVRVHAATALGYFSDRRLVPYLAAVLKARDDALVCAAIDSLARIGDPSAEPHLLLALHDPRRKVRIAAAEALGRLDF from the coding sequence ATGCTCGATGAACGCCGGGAAGCGTTGAGGAACGCTCTGAACGATTCTGACGAGGAGGTTCGTCAGGCGGCGGCCAGGGCGCTGGACGGCATCGAACTGCTTGACAGTCTCGACGCCTTGCTGCAGGCGGTGGTCGCCGGCGAACGCGGTGAACGGGTCAAGGCCATTTTCGCCTTGGAAAGGGCCCGTTCTTCCCGGGTTTTTCCGGTTCTGCTCAAGGCGGTCGAGGACGAGGATGCCGATATCCGTGCCGCCGCCACCCAGGTGCTCGGTCGTCGGCACAATCCCCGGACCCTGAAGGCGGTGCTGGCGCGGCTGAAAGACAGCGAGCCGGCGGTGCGGGTTCACGCCGCCACCGCCCTTGGCTATTTTTCCGACCGGCGGCTGGTTCCCTATCTGGCCGCCGTGCTCAAGGCGCGTGACGACGCCCTGGTCTGCGCCGCCATCGATTCTTTGGCCCGGATCGGCGATCCGTCCGCCGAGCCGCACCTGCTGCTGGCCCTGCACGATCCGCGGCGCAAGGTGCGTATTGCCGCCGCCGAGGCGCTGGGGCGTCTCGATTTCTGA
- a CDS encoding HD-GYP domain-containing protein has translation MTDQDRPQQIVQFLAAACKGLKLYPAAHPEVKRQIARLSEQLLLYLRRRQSMRVGLLEGSLFVDQHLFTDNQPAANDVIAQLQRFDIEGLEFNRGVTNEEIRQFILVLHEGAGNGDLQQTLRARGVRHILPVRARDDEDSETPRAIYSRALDVVDRIFHDVRMGTVPSSEEAVKTVKSMVHMTLTDPHALFAMSLLKDYDNYTFTHSVNVAVLALTVGRACGLGEEKLRLLGLGALLHDIGKLKIDWNIINKPGRLTDEEFEQIKKHPTTGADLVRKMEGMSPEVIDIVLGHHLRYNREGYPADAKGKALSPLVDMATIADTYDAITTLRSYQRPMTPKQAVARLEELSGTALHPDYLARFTRFLGPYPVGSLVRLTSNEIGLIAWINPENSGQLRLRLLFDGDGERIEPPEDIELAEDGQRRIVAEVDPFSRNIDVTDYLD, from the coding sequence ATGACTGACCAGGACAGACCACAGCAGATCGTCCAGTTTCTGGCCGCCGCCTGCAAGGGGCTGAAGCTCTACCCAGCCGCCCATCCCGAGGTCAAGCGACAGATAGCCCGGCTGTCGGAACAGCTGCTGCTCTACCTGCGTCGCCGGCAATCGATGCGCGTCGGCCTGCTGGAGGGCAGCCTCTTTGTCGACCAACACCTCTTCACCGACAACCAACCGGCGGCAAACGACGTCATCGCCCAGCTCCAGCGTTTCGACATCGAAGGCCTCGAATTCAACCGCGGCGTCACCAACGAGGAGATCCGCCAGTTCATACTGGTACTGCACGAAGGCGCCGGCAACGGCGATTTGCAGCAGACACTGCGAGCCCGGGGCGTCAGACACATTCTGCCCGTTCGCGCCAGGGACGACGAGGACAGCGAGACGCCGCGGGCCATCTACAGCCGGGCGCTGGATGTCGTTGACCGCATCTTTCACGATGTGCGCATGGGGACTGTCCCCTCCTCGGAAGAAGCGGTCAAGACCGTCAAGAGCATGGTCCACATGACCCTGACCGATCCGCACGCCCTGTTCGCCATGTCGCTGCTCAAGGATTACGACAACTACACCTTCACCCACTCGGTCAACGTGGCCGTGCTGGCCCTGACTGTCGGCCGCGCCTGCGGCCTGGGGGAGGAAAAACTGCGCCTGTTGGGTCTGGGGGCCCTGCTGCATGACATCGGCAAGCTGAAAATCGACTGGAATATCATCAACAAACCCGGGCGGCTCACCGACGAGGAGTTCGAGCAGATCAAGAAGCATCCCACCACCGGGGCCGATCTGGTCCGCAAAATGGAGGGGATGTCCCCCGAAGTGATCGACATCGTTCTCGGACATCACCTGCGCTACAACCGCGAAGGCTATCCGGCCGACGCCAAGGGCAAGGCGCTTTCGCCCCTGGTCGACATGGCGACCATCGCCGACACCTACGACGCCATCACCACCCTGCGCTCCTACCAGCGCCCCATGACCCCGAAACAGGCCGTCGCCCGGCTGGAAGAACTTTCAGGAACAGCCCTCCATCCCGACTATCTGGCACGCTTCACCCGCTTTCTCGGCCCTTACCCGGTCGGCAGCCTGGTGCGCCTGACCAGCAACGAAATCGGCCTGATCGCCTGGATCAACCCGGAGAATTCCGGGCAGCTCCGGCTCAGACTCCTCTTCGACGGTGACGGAGAGCGCATCGAACCGCCGGAAGACATCGAACTGGCCGAAGACGGCCAGCGCCGCATCGTCGCCGAGGTCGATCCTTTCAGCCGCAACATCGACGTCACCGACTATCTCGACTGA
- a CDS encoding HEAT repeat domain-containing protein: MSQSLPQIEAALRELTKLLKAVQYYPSGHPAVATTASETRTAFLPLLEAGRNLTLRVHKEGFFLDETPVAAGNQVLRKLAAYLFGRLVQTLVILPDLSTDDLIGFGRALAIDPREVHRHGGIKDLLLKARLTTIWVNETDLEQILAHKREIEITKDDDTGGSGEDFLQNLEIDVGERDLKTVIEELRREQDDSRFAVLLEELVPLARLCQNPRGRLRLLEALALLCQFAADRSARLPRREAALNALNQLTQPELIDFLIDFLCDREIADRHRELLLRILTFLRQRSLERLMERLAGEKVGACRKILSNALARQGSQAVPLLAAYLRDERWYVVRNAVNILGEIRDPAATRHLNPLLHHEDIRVCRETIRALTRIGGPGAARILLDIINDDDEEISRQAILSLGVIGDETAVPDLLKIVRKSDFFCKQLGRKKDAIRALGEIGSLDALPALATVLKTRRIFKRHEQNELRAAAAQAIGEIGAPDSAPLLEQAASDRSPEVARQAATALKYLNRAHD, encoded by the coding sequence GTGAGCCAATCCCTGCCCCAGATCGAAGCGGCCCTGCGCGAACTGACCAAGCTGCTCAAAGCGGTCCAGTACTACCCGTCCGGGCATCCGGCCGTCGCGACCACGGCCTCCGAAACCCGTACCGCCTTTCTGCCTCTGCTTGAGGCCGGCCGCAATCTCACGCTCAGGGTGCACAAGGAAGGATTCTTTCTCGACGAGACTCCCGTCGCCGCCGGCAACCAGGTCCTGCGCAAGCTGGCCGCCTACCTTTTCGGACGCCTGGTGCAGACGCTGGTGATCCTTCCCGATCTTTCCACCGACGACCTGATCGGTTTCGGCCGCGCCCTGGCCATCGATCCGCGCGAGGTTCACCGGCACGGCGGCATCAAGGACCTGCTGCTCAAGGCGCGTCTCACCACCATCTGGGTCAACGAAACCGACCTGGAGCAGATCCTGGCCCACAAGCGGGAAATCGAAATCACCAAGGACGATGACACCGGCGGGAGCGGCGAAGACTTTCTGCAAAACCTGGAGATCGATGTCGGCGAACGGGACCTGAAAACGGTCATCGAAGAATTGCGCCGCGAGCAGGACGACAGCCGCTTTGCCGTCCTGCTCGAAGAGCTGGTTCCCCTCGCCCGCCTCTGTCAGAATCCCCGTGGACGCCTGCGGCTGCTCGAAGCCCTGGCCCTGCTCTGCCAGTTCGCCGCAGACCGCAGCGCCCGCCTGCCCCGACGCGAAGCGGCGCTGAATGCCCTGAACCAGCTGACCCAACCCGAACTGATCGACTTTCTGATCGATTTTCTCTGCGACCGCGAGATCGCCGACCGTCATCGGGAGCTGCTGCTGCGCATTCTGACTTTTCTGCGCCAACGCTCCCTGGAGCGGCTGATGGAACGGCTGGCCGGCGAAAAGGTGGGAGCCTGCCGCAAGATCCTGAGCAACGCCCTCGCCCGCCAGGGATCACAGGCGGTGCCGCTTCTGGCGGCCTACCTGCGGGACGAACGCTGGTATGTGGTGCGCAACGCCGTCAACATCCTGGGGGAAATCAGAGACCCGGCCGCCACCCGCCACCTGAATCCGCTGCTGCACCACGAAGACATCCGTGTCTGCCGGGAAACCATCCGCGCCCTGACGCGCATCGGCGGTCCGGGTGCGGCGCGCATTCTGCTCGACATCATCAACGACGACGACGAGGAAATCAGCCGGCAGGCGATCCTTTCCCTGGGTGTGATCGGCGACGAAACGGCGGTTCCCGACCTGCTGAAAATCGTCCGCAAAAGCGACTTTTTCTGCAAGCAGCTCGGCCGCAAGAAGGACGCCATTCGCGCCCTGGGGGAGATCGGCTCGCTTGATGCCCTGCCGGCCCTGGCGACCGTCCTGAAGACCCGCCGGATCTTCAAACGCCACGAACAGAACGAACTGCGGGCCGCCGCCGCCCAGGCCATCGGCGAAATCGGCGCCCCGGACAGCGCGCCGCTGCTGGAACAGGCCGCCAGCGACCGCTCTCCCGAGGTCGCCCGCCAAGCGGCGACAGCCCTGAAATACCTGAACCGCGCCCATGACTGA